Proteins found in one Serinicoccus marinus DSM 15273 genomic segment:
- the ccsB gene encoding c-type cytochrome biogenesis protein CcsB encodes MTNDSLAQASDLAIWGAVVVLVPAMLAFLVHLAATGAAVQRRVERRAPVAVGAGGADLAGVGPAGAAPVDGPTDAPLGTDRGSSSRRWGVVGLQLTFLATFLTVAGTVLRGVSVGRAPLGNMYEFALVTASFALVIYSGWSLRKDRLWLGAFVTLPVLVILGAAKVAWYTEASQLMPALNSIWLIIHVTIAILATALFTIGAALAVAYLLRDRAETVGRVRGWIAALPEAGRLERITYGIHIVAFPLWTFTLIAGAIWAEQAWGRYWGWDPKEVWTFIIWVVYAAYLHARATSSWSTRRATWVALLGFGCVIFNYVGVNLLMTGLHSYSGVAT; translated from the coding sequence ATGACGAACGACAGCCTGGCGCAGGCCAGCGACCTCGCGATCTGGGGCGCGGTGGTGGTCCTGGTCCCGGCGATGCTGGCCTTCCTGGTGCACCTGGCCGCCACGGGCGCGGCGGTGCAGCGACGGGTCGAGCGGCGTGCGCCGGTGGCCGTCGGTGCCGGTGGAGCTGACCTCGCGGGCGTCGGCCCGGCCGGGGCCGCACCTGTCGACGGACCCACCGATGCACCGTTGGGCACCGACCGCGGCAGCAGCTCGCGCCGCTGGGGCGTCGTCGGGCTGCAGCTGACCTTTCTCGCGACCTTCCTCACCGTCGCCGGCACCGTGCTGCGCGGGGTGTCGGTGGGCCGGGCGCCGCTGGGCAACATGTACGAGTTCGCGCTCGTCACCGCCAGCTTCGCGCTGGTCATCTACTCCGGGTGGAGCCTGCGCAAGGACCGGCTTTGGCTGGGCGCCTTCGTCACCCTGCCGGTGCTGGTCATCCTCGGCGCGGCCAAGGTGGCGTGGTACACCGAGGCCTCCCAGCTCATGCCGGCGCTCAACAGCATCTGGCTGATCATCCACGTGACCATCGCCATCCTGGCCACCGCGCTGTTCACGATCGGGGCGGCGCTCGCGGTGGCCTACCTGCTGCGCGACCGCGCCGAGACCGTGGGGCGCGTGCGCGGATGGATCGCGGCGCTGCCCGAGGCGGGGCGGCTGGAGCGGATCACCTACGGCATCCACATCGTGGCCTTCCCGCTGTGGACCTTCACCCTCATCGCCGGCGCCATCTGGGCCGAGCAGGCCTGGGGGCGCTATTGGGGCTGGGACCCCAAGGAGGTGTGGACCTTCATCATCTGGGTGGTCTACGCCGCCTACCTGCACGCCCGCGCCACGAGCAGCTGGAGCACCCGCCGGGCCACGTGGGTGGCGCTGCTCGGCTTCGGCTGCGTGATCTTCAACTACGTCGGCGTCAACCTGCTCATGACCGGCCTGCACTCCTACTCCGGGGTGGCGACGTGA
- a CDS encoding DUF4229 domain-containing protein: MRVLIFVGFFAFFRLLRLEVIWAAVAAALVSMVVSYFLLAPDRQRLAAGLERRVGDRVARRRAKVDAERVDEEE, from the coding sequence ATGCGTGTGCTGATCTTCGTCGGCTTCTTCGCGTTCTTCCGGCTGCTGCGGCTCGAGGTCATCTGGGCGGCCGTCGCGGCGGCGCTGGTTTCGATGGTCGTGTCCTACTTCCTCTTGGCGCCGGACCGGCAGCGGCTCGCGGCCGGCCTGGAGCGCCGGGTCGGTGACCGCGTCGCGCGGCGCCGGGCCAAGGTCGACGCCGAGCGGGTTGACGAGGAGGAGTGA
- a CDS encoding 1,4-dihydroxy-2-naphthoate polyprenyltransferase, translating to MASLAQWIEGARPRTLPAAVAPVLVGTAAAHALGSADLGYAVLALCVALGFQVGVNYANDYSDGIRGTDEERVGPVRLVGQRLAEPANVRTAAFAAFFGAGLAGFALVALSGAWLLLALGLACLWAAWHYTGGDNPYGYRGWGEVMVFVFFGLVAVLGTTWTQAQTLDLGALGGALGCGFLASAILVTNNLRDLEGDRAAGKRTLAVRMGFRRTRRLYLGLVVGAFLAVGLAAIAHPWALLGLLAAPLAWRPTRLVTSDAYGPALLPALVQTGLLQLGYAVALALGLALS from the coding sequence ATGGCATCCCTCGCCCAGTGGATCGAGGGGGCGCGACCGCGCACGCTCCCCGCCGCCGTCGCTCCCGTGCTCGTCGGCACGGCCGCGGCGCACGCCCTCGGCAGCGCCGACCTGGGGTATGCCGTGCTCGCCCTCTGCGTGGCCCTCGGCTTCCAGGTCGGCGTCAACTACGCCAACGACTACTCCGACGGCATCCGTGGCACCGACGAGGAGCGGGTCGGGCCGGTCCGGCTCGTCGGGCAGCGGCTCGCGGAGCCGGCCAACGTCCGGACCGCCGCCTTCGCCGCCTTCTTCGGCGCGGGCCTGGCCGGCTTCGCCCTGGTCGCGCTGTCCGGCGCCTGGCTGCTGCTCGCGTTGGGGCTGGCCTGCCTGTGGGCGGCGTGGCACTACACCGGCGGCGACAACCCCTACGGCTACCGCGGCTGGGGCGAGGTCATGGTCTTCGTCTTCTTCGGCCTCGTCGCCGTGCTCGGCACCACGTGGACCCAGGCCCAGACGCTCGACCTCGGGGCGCTCGGCGGGGCGCTCGGCTGCGGTTTCCTCGCCAGCGCGATCCTGGTCACCAACAACCTGCGGGACCTGGAGGGCGACCGGGCCGCGGGCAAGCGCACGCTCGCGGTCCGGATGGGTTTCCGCCGCACCCGCCGGCTCTACCTCGGGCTCGTCGTCGGTGCCTTCCTCGCGGTCGGGCTGGCGGCGATCGCGCACCCCTGGGCGCTGCTGGGGCTGCTCGCGGCACCGCTCGCCTGGCGCCCCACCCGGCTGGTCACCAGCGACGCCTACGGCCCCGCCCTGCTGCCGGCTCTGGTGCAGACCGGTCTGCTGCAGCTCGGGTATGCCGTCGCCCTCGCCCTGGGTCTCGCGCTCTCCTGA
- a CDS encoding PLDc N-terminal domain-containing protein: protein MLRVALAVALLAFTVFCVVDAVQTDEHQVRGLPKPFWVIICLIFPVAGGIAWLVAGRPRSILDILLGGRRGQGGPGRGPLGPDDDPDFLRDL from the coding sequence ATGCTCCGCGTGGCCCTCGCTGTGGCGCTGCTGGCGTTCACCGTCTTCTGCGTCGTCGACGCGGTCCAGACCGACGAGCACCAGGTGCGCGGTCTGCCCAAGCCGTTCTGGGTGATCATCTGCCTGATCTTCCCGGTCGCCGGCGGGATCGCCTGGCTCGTGGCGGGCCGTCCCCGCAGCATCCTGGACATCCTGCTCGGCGGGCGCCGCGGCCAGGGCGGCCCGGGGCGCGGCCCGCTGGGACCGGACGACGACCCCGACTTCCTGCGAGACCTCTAA
- a CDS encoding AMP-binding enzyme, with product MVRDRRPRGIPERAPHRAGPRRRRRRHRGHKVEPRDVETALRALPEVLDALVLGLPDEEWGERVAALVALARDARGVRSEVTTATEPLRQALRERGHLPPHALPQQIAVVGEIPLLATGKPDRAAARRLLTDGGRMASHPS from the coding sequence GTGGTTCGTGACCGACGACCGCGGGGCATACCGGAACGGGCACCTCACCGTGCTGGGCCGCGTCGACGACGTCGTCGTCACCGGGGGCACAAGGTCGAGCCGCGCGACGTCGAGACCGCGCTGCGGGCGTTGCCGGAGGTGCTGGACGCCCTGGTCCTCGGGCTGCCCGACGAGGAGTGGGGCGAGCGCGTGGCCGCTCTGGTGGCCCTGGCGCGGGACGCACGGGGAGTCCGGTCGGAGGTCACGACCGCGACCGAGCCGCTGCGGCAGGCGTTGCGGGAGCGGGGTCACCTCCCCCCGCACGCCCTGCCGCAGCAGATCGCGGTCGTCGGGGAGATCCCGCTGCTCGCGACCGGCAAGCCGGACCGCGCGGCGGCACGGCGGCTGCTCACCGACGGTGGCAGAATGGCATCTCACCCATCGTGA
- a CDS encoding 1,4-dihydroxy-2-naphthoyl-CoA synthase, whose translation MTENADPRHAPSSPFDPAAWKPVEGFELTDITYHRHAELGCVRIAFDRPEVRNAFRPHTVDELYRALDHARMTPDVGVVLLTGNGPSPKDGGWAFCSGGDQRIRGRSGYQYADAETADSVDAARVKAEGGRLHILEVQRLIRTMPKVVIAVVGGWAAGGGHSLHVVCDLTIASREHARFKQTDADVGSFDAGYGSAYLAAMVGQKHAREIFFLGRTYDAEQMQRMGAVNLVADHAELEAEAVQAAREILGKSPTAQRMLKFAFNLADDGLMGQQVFAGEATRLAYMTDEAVEGRDAFLDKRAPDWGPYPWYF comes from the coding sequence GTGACCGAGAACGCCGACCCGCGCCACGCCCCGAGCAGCCCCTTCGACCCCGCCGCCTGGAAGCCGGTCGAGGGTTTCGAGCTGACCGACATCACCTACCACCGGCACGCCGAGCTGGGCTGCGTGCGGATCGCCTTCGACCGCCCGGAGGTGCGCAACGCCTTCCGCCCGCACACCGTCGACGAGCTCTACCGCGCTCTCGACCACGCCCGGATGACCCCGGACGTGGGCGTCGTGCTGCTCACCGGCAACGGCCCCTCTCCCAAGGACGGCGGCTGGGCCTTCTGCTCCGGCGGCGACCAGCGCATACGCGGCCGCAGCGGCTACCAGTATGCCGACGCCGAGACCGCGGACAGCGTCGACGCCGCGCGGGTCAAGGCCGAGGGTGGCCGCCTGCATATCCTCGAGGTCCAGCGCCTCATCCGCACGATGCCCAAGGTCGTGATCGCGGTGGTGGGCGGCTGGGCGGCCGGCGGCGGGCACAGCCTGCACGTGGTCTGCGACCTCACGATCGCCTCCCGCGAGCACGCCCGCTTCAAGCAGACCGACGCCGACGTCGGAAGCTTCGACGCCGGCTACGGCTCGGCCTACCTCGCCGCGATGGTGGGCCAGAAGCACGCCCGCGAGATCTTCTTCCTCGGGCGCACCTACGACGCCGAGCAGATGCAGCGCATGGGCGCGGTCAACCTCGTCGCCGACCACGCCGAGCTGGAGGCCGAGGCGGTCCAGGCCGCCCGGGAGATCCTCGGCAAGAGCCCCACGGCGCAGCGGATGCTGAAGTTCGCCTTCAACCTTGCCGACGACGGGCTCATGGGGCAGCAGGTCTTCGCCGGCGAGGCGACCCGGTTGGCCTACATGACCGACGAGGCGGTCGAGGGCCGCGACGCCTTCCTGGACAAGCGGGCACCGGACTGGGGCCCCTACCCCTGGTACTTCTGA
- a CDS encoding NmrA family NAD(P)-binding protein, producing the protein MILVTGSTGTVGSVVAQELSRVGAPHLRATRRPVGGDQQQVRLDLLDPQTWSVMGEVDSMFLVRPPALGNVRRDLLPALAAARDLGVGHVVFLSLQGADRLRVVPHAAVESWLRASGMAWTFVRASFFDQNLTTTHVSDIRDRDEIVVPAGAGRTAFVDAVDVGRVAAAALLDAPVHRGRAWTVTGPEALSYDEVADVLSTVLDRRVRYARPGLPRYLRHATRTLRMPPGMAAVTAAIYTTARLGLADGLSDDVQRVLGEPPASFAEFARREQPLWSRRGG; encoded by the coding sequence GTGATCCTCGTGACCGGCTCGACCGGGACCGTCGGCTCGGTGGTGGCCCAGGAGCTGAGCAGGGTGGGCGCGCCGCACCTGCGCGCCACCAGGCGGCCGGTCGGCGGCGACCAGCAGCAGGTCCGCCTCGACCTCCTCGACCCGCAGACCTGGTCGGTGATGGGCGAGGTGGACTCGATGTTCCTCGTGCGGCCCCCTGCCCTGGGCAACGTGCGGCGGGACCTGCTGCCCGCCCTTGCGGCGGCACGTGACCTGGGTGTCGGGCACGTGGTCTTCCTCTCGCTCCAGGGAGCCGACCGCCTCCGGGTCGTGCCGCACGCCGCGGTGGAGAGCTGGCTGCGGGCGTCGGGCATGGCGTGGACCTTCGTGCGGGCCTCCTTCTTCGACCAGAACCTCACGACGACGCACGTGAGCGACATCCGGGACCGGGACGAGATCGTGGTGCCGGCCGGAGCGGGTCGGACGGCGTTCGTCGATGCCGTCGACGTCGGCAGGGTGGCGGCCGCGGCGCTGCTGGACGCGCCGGTCCACCGGGGTCGGGCCTGGACGGTGACCGGGCCGGAGGCGCTCAGCTACGACGAGGTGGCCGACGTGCTCAGCACCGTGCTCGACAGGAGGGTGCGGTATGCCCGACCGGGCCTGCCGCGCTACCTCCGGCATGCGACGCGCACCCTGCGGATGCCGCCCGGCATGGCCGCCGTCACCGCGGCGATCTACACGACCGCACGGCTCGGCCTCGCGGACGGGTTGAGCGACGACGTGCAGCGGGTGCTGGGTGAGCCGCCCGCCTCCTTCGCGGAGTTCGCCCGGCGGGAGCAGCCCCTATGGTCGCGGCGCGGTGGCTGA
- a CDS encoding VOC family protein — protein MALTWYTVVVDCRDPQAQARWWVEALDWTVVDDTPEEAVAVPRFALEGPEHESDLDAWMRRGQGLVFVPVPEGKEVKNRLHLDLAPHTSQDRDTEVRRLLDLGATHVDVGQTETGTFTVLADPEGNEFCVLSSRDG, from the coding sequence ATGGCACTCACGTGGTACACCGTCGTCGTCGACTGCCGGGACCCGCAGGCCCAGGCCCGCTGGTGGGTGGAGGCGCTGGACTGGACCGTCGTCGACGACACCCCGGAGGAGGCGGTCGCGGTCCCCCGCTTCGCGCTGGAGGGGCCCGAGCACGAGAGCGACCTCGACGCCTGGATGCGGCGCGGCCAGGGGCTCGTCTTCGTGCCGGTGCCCGAGGGCAAGGAGGTCAAGAACCGGCTGCACCTCGACCTCGCCCCGCACACCAGCCAGGACCGGGACACCGAGGTGCGGCGGCTGCTCGACCTGGGCGCCACCCACGTCGACGTCGGTCAGACCGAGACCGGCACCTTCACCGTGCTGGCGGACCCGGAGGGCAACGAGTTCTGCGTGCTCTCCTCGCGCGACGGTTGA
- a CDS encoding o-succinylbenzoate synthase, with translation MDPATPRPDVEELLAAAHVVRLPMRVRFRGVTAREAVLLRGPAGWAEWAPFVEYADPDAARWLAAAVEAGWGELPPPVRDGVGVNATVPALPAAEVEGLLARVDARRTAKVKVAEAGQGLLDDVERVTEVRRLLGPQARIRVDANGGWSVEEATTALARLAPLDLEYAEQPCATVEELAELRRTLARHAIDVPVAADESIRRAEDPLRVARLDAADLVVVKVAPLGGIARALDVIERCGLPAVVSSALDTSVGLSLGVRLAAALPTLQHDCGLGTATLLDADVVAEPLAPKAGRLTLQRAEAARDLVDPAALAAHRPEPERETWWRDRLTRAHALL, from the coding sequence ATGGATCCCGCGACCCCCCGACCCGACGTGGAGGAGCTGCTGGCCGCCGCGCACGTCGTGCGGCTGCCGATGCGGGTGCGCTTCCGCGGGGTGACCGCGCGCGAGGCGGTGCTGCTGCGCGGCCCGGCCGGCTGGGCCGAGTGGGCCCCCTTCGTCGAGTATGCCGACCCCGACGCCGCGCGCTGGCTCGCCGCTGCGGTCGAGGCCGGGTGGGGCGAGCTGCCCCCGCCGGTGCGTGACGGGGTCGGCGTCAACGCCACCGTCCCTGCCCTGCCGGCCGCCGAGGTGGAGGGCCTGCTCGCCCGGGTGGACGCCCGCCGGACCGCGAAGGTCAAGGTGGCTGAGGCCGGCCAGGGTCTCCTCGACGACGTCGAGCGGGTCACCGAGGTGCGTCGGCTGCTCGGGCCGCAGGCCCGGATCCGGGTCGACGCCAACGGCGGCTGGTCGGTGGAGGAGGCGACCACGGCGCTCGCCAGGCTCGCGCCGCTGGACCTGGAGTATGCCGAGCAGCCCTGCGCCACCGTCGAGGAGCTGGCCGAGCTCCGGCGGACCCTGGCGCGCCACGCCATCGACGTGCCCGTCGCCGCGGACGAGTCCATCCGCCGCGCCGAGGACCCGCTGCGCGTGGCGCGGCTGGACGCGGCCGACCTCGTCGTGGTCAAGGTCGCACCGTTGGGCGGCATCGCCCGTGCCCTCGACGTCATCGAGCGGTGCGGGCTGCCGGCCGTGGTCTCCTCGGCGCTGGACACCTCGGTGGGCCTGTCGCTCGGGGTGCGGCTCGCCGCAGCCCTGCCGACCCTCCAGCACGACTGCGGGCTGGGCACGGCGACCCTGCTCGACGCCGACGTCGTGGCCGAGCCGCTGGCGCCGAAGGCCGGCCGGCTGACGCTCCAGCGCGCCGAGGCGGCCCGGGACTTGGTCGACCCGGCCGCGCTCGCGGCACACCGACCGGAGCCGGAGCGTGAGACCTGGTGGCGCGACCGCCTCACCCGCGCCCACGCGCTCCTGTGA
- a CDS encoding ammonium transporter has product MELSTSDVWVMVSAALVLLMTPGLAFFYGGMARAKASTNMIMMSFVSIGLVGVVWVLWGYGMSAAPPLLGGLVGNPAADFGLANHVGTADMIGIGFGATFAIITVALISGAVADRTRFGSWSVFVPIWVTLVYCPLAFMVWGGGLLSADGAIGATFGEAIDFAGGTVVHINAGLAALVLVYIIGSRSDFGPKGFHKPHNIPLMMLGAALLWFGWFGFNGGAAGTAEEAGLIWVNTMVAPAAAMLAWLITERVRDGHATSLGAASGVVAGLVAITPACANVSALGAILIGVLAGVASALAVGLKYRFGYDDALDVVGVHLVSGIVGTVMIGFLALPVDGEGGGLFYGGGAGQLAAQVVATLFTLVYTGVMTALIGLAIARTIGFRVSAEDEARGVDLSEHSESAYAFGDEEASYDPIAEEARA; this is encoded by the coding sequence ATGGAACTCTCGACCAGCGACGTCTGGGTCATGGTCTCGGCGGCGCTCGTGCTGCTGATGACGCCGGGCCTGGCGTTCTTCTACGGCGGTATGGCGCGAGCCAAGGCCTCGACGAACATGATCATGATGAGCTTCGTCTCGATCGGTCTCGTCGGTGTGGTCTGGGTCCTCTGGGGCTACGGCATGTCGGCCGCCCCGCCGCTGCTCGGCGGTCTCGTCGGCAACCCGGCCGCGGACTTCGGGCTCGCGAACCACGTCGGCACCGCTGACATGATCGGCATCGGCTTCGGCGCGACCTTCGCGATCATCACCGTGGCCCTCATCTCCGGTGCGGTCGCCGACCGCACCCGCTTCGGCTCCTGGTCGGTCTTCGTGCCGATCTGGGTCACCCTGGTCTACTGCCCGCTGGCCTTCATGGTGTGGGGCGGTGGCCTGCTCTCCGCCGACGGCGCGATCGGCGCCACCTTCGGCGAGGCGATCGACTTCGCCGGCGGCACCGTGGTCCACATCAACGCGGGCCTGGCGGCCCTGGTGCTGGTCTACATCATCGGCTCCCGCAGCGACTTCGGCCCCAAGGGCTTCCACAAGCCGCACAACATCCCCCTGATGATGCTCGGCGCCGCCCTGCTGTGGTTCGGCTGGTTCGGCTTCAACGGTGGCGCCGCGGGCACCGCCGAGGAGGCCGGCCTGATCTGGGTCAACACCATGGTCGCCCCGGCCGCCGCGATGCTGGCCTGGCTGATCACCGAGCGCGTCCGCGACGGCCACGCCACCTCCCTGGGCGCCGCCTCCGGCGTCGTCGCCGGTCTGGTCGCGATCACCCCGGCCTGCGCCAACGTCTCGGCCCTCGGCGCGATCCTCATCGGCGTCCTCGCCGGTGTCGCCTCGGCGCTCGCGGTGGGTCTGAAGTACAGGTTCGGGTATGACGACGCCCTCGACGTCGTCGGTGTCCACCTGGTCTCGGGCATCGTCGGGACCGTCATGATCGGCTTCCTGGCGCTGCCGGTCGACGGCGAGGGCGGTGGCCTCTTCTACGGCGGCGGCGCCGGGCAGCTGGCGGCCCAGGTCGTCGCCACCCTCTTCACCCTGGTCTACACCGGCGTGATGACGGCCCTCATCGGCCTGGCGATCGCCAGGACCATCGGCTTCCGCGTCAGCGCCGAGGACGAGGCCCGCGGGGTCGACCTGTCCGAGCACAGCGAGTCCGCCTACGCCTTCGGTGATGAGGAAGCCTCCTACGACCCCATCGCCGAGGAGGCCCGCGCCTAG
- a CDS encoding cold-shock protein — MPTGKVRFFDEDKGFGFVSSDEGSDVYVPRSALPEGVGALPRGSKVEFDVVAGKRGDQALHVRLLDPAPSVSRGLSMRDRKPAEEMVVVVEDLITLLDQASSSLRKGHYPDRTHGAAMAKALRAVADQFEAGK, encoded by the coding sequence GTGCCCACCGGCAAGGTCAGGTTCTTCGACGAGGACAAGGGCTTCGGCTTCGTGTCCAGCGACGAGGGCAGCGACGTCTACGTGCCCCGCTCCGCCCTGCCCGAGGGCGTGGGCGCGCTGCCGCGCGGCAGCAAGGTGGAGTTCGACGTCGTCGCGGGCAAGCGCGGCGACCAGGCGCTGCACGTGCGGCTGCTCGACCCGGCCCCCTCGGTGTCGCGCGGTCTGTCGATGCGCGACCGCAAGCCGGCCGAGGAGATGGTGGTGGTCGTCGAGGACCTCATCACCCTGCTCGACCAGGCGTCCTCGTCCCTGCGCAAGGGCCACTACCCCGACCGCACCCACGGTGCGGCGATGGCCAAGGCGCTGCGCGCGGTGGCCGACCAGTTCGAGGCCGGGAAGTAG
- a CDS encoding DUF3027 domain-containing protein, with the protein MPSPRSDAVLTGAVEVARAAAGEVAEPGTVGDHLEVVMEAERLATHYFACTAAAYPGWRWAVTLSRVPRARKATISEVHLLAGEEAVLSPEWVPYAERLAPGDIGPGDRTAFVADDPRLEAGFEATGEEDVDQVALWELGLGRPRVLSAEGRDAAATRWQDGDHGPTSESARKAPAPCRTCGYFLPMAGALRTVFGVCANEWSPADGSVVALDFGCGAHSEVDVEKRAPERIDPPVLDDETEIVFSDR; encoded by the coding sequence ATGCCCTCTCCCCGCAGCGATGCCGTCCTGACCGGTGCCGTCGAGGTCGCCCGCGCCGCCGCGGGTGAGGTCGCCGAGCCGGGCACCGTCGGCGACCACCTCGAGGTGGTCATGGAGGCCGAGCGGCTGGCGACGCACTACTTCGCCTGCACCGCTGCCGCCTACCCGGGTTGGCGCTGGGCCGTGACGCTCTCCCGCGTCCCGCGGGCACGCAAGGCCACCATCAGCGAGGTGCATCTCCTCGCCGGCGAGGAGGCCGTGCTCTCCCCGGAGTGGGTGCCGTATGCCGAGCGCCTCGCCCCCGGTGACATCGGCCCCGGCGACCGGACCGCCTTCGTCGCGGACGACCCGCGGCTGGAGGCCGGCTTCGAGGCCACGGGCGAGGAGGACGTCGACCAGGTCGCCCTCTGGGAGCTGGGGCTCGGACGGCCCCGGGTCCTCTCGGCCGAGGGCCGTGACGCGGCGGCCACCCGGTGGCAGGACGGCGACCACGGCCCCACCAGCGAGAGTGCCCGCAAGGCTCCCGCGCCCTGCCGGACCTGCGGCTACTTCCTGCCGATGGCCGGAGCGTTGCGCACCGTCTTCGGCGTCTGCGCCAACGAGTGGTCGCCCGCGGACGGCTCCGTCGTGGCCCTCGACTTCGGCTGCGGGGCGCACAGCGAGGTGGACGTCGAGAAGCGGGCGCCGGAGCGCATCGACCCGCCGGTGCTCGACGACGAGACCGAGATCGTCTTCAGCGACCGCTGA
- a CDS encoding DUF2530 domain-containing protein, producing the protein MSRIPPNRPPEDVRPPDVTLRTITLVRWGILVWLVVLAVLLGLPSLRTGDREWWVWVPVAGIVLGALGYAYLRRGKGNAAEA; encoded by the coding sequence GTGAGCAGGATTCCGCCGAACCGGCCCCCCGAGGACGTCCGGCCGCCAGACGTCACCCTGCGCACCATCACCCTGGTGCGCTGGGGGATCCTCGTCTGGCTGGTGGTCCTGGCGGTCCTGCTCGGGCTGCCCTCGCTGCGCACCGGGGACCGCGAGTGGTGGGTCTGGGTGCCCGTCGCGGGGATCGTGCTCGGCGCGCTGGGGTATGCCTACCTGCGCCGCGGGAAGGGCAACGCCGCCGAGGCGTGA
- a CDS encoding MarR family winged helix-turn-helix transcriptional regulator — translation MPDTSPDPATAALAHDLRIACMRVARRARFDAGNTIAPHHFSVLVRLSEQPRTLGELASIEQVSPPSMSRTVTQLTDLGYVDRSPDADDGRLVRLSLTDEGGAVVGRERALRDAWMAARLDGLSSADRGVLRQAAELLEGLLCGDVDRGEASRDGTETGEVR, via the coding sequence ATGCCTGACACCTCACCCGATCCCGCGACCGCCGCCCTGGCGCACGACCTGCGCATCGCGTGCATGCGGGTCGCCCGCCGGGCGCGTTTCGACGCCGGCAACACCATCGCCCCGCACCACTTCAGCGTGCTCGTGCGGCTGAGCGAGCAGCCGCGCACCCTCGGCGAGCTGGCGTCGATCGAGCAGGTGAGCCCGCCGAGCATGAGCCGGACCGTGACCCAGCTGACCGACCTGGGGTATGTCGACCGGTCGCCCGACGCGGACGACGGCCGGCTGGTGCGGCTCTCGCTGACCGACGAGGGCGGGGCGGTCGTGGGTCGTGAGCGCGCCCTGCGGGACGCCTGGATGGCGGCGCGCCTGGACGGTCTGAGCAGCGCTGACCGGGGCGTCCTGCGGCAGGCCGCGGAGCTCCTCGAGGGGCTCCTGTGCGGCGACGTCGACCGGGGCGAGGCGTCCCGGGACGGCACGGAGACGGGGGAGGTGCGATGA